From Demequina lutea, a single genomic window includes:
- a CDS encoding hydrogenase large subunit, with product MSAVDRRDVTATELGGQVQGLLDDGLRLALVAAHEDSDAFRVVYLLTGSGNRRVELALRTSLDAPTVPSLARLSFPAGRFERVMRDLYGIVPIDHPLPRRMVRHKHWPTGWYPMRSDAGSPPPFGPTEGAYPFLRVEGPGVYEIPVGPVHAGMIGPGHFRFSVVGESILKLKARLWFTHKGLTKLAEGRTPAEALPLAERISGDTTVGHTTAFCSAVEDALGVDVPEPARAARAALLELERLYNHVADLGALCMDVGYGILNVHAQRVREDVLRLGAEVTGHRLMRGGVVLGGAALAAVPTAAQLTRIADDVTEIVDHALRQSVVVDRFTGTGLLTAANAREIGVLGYVGRASGLDVDARRDHPSHPATVSVPPALRTEGDVLARFSVRADEVRASVDLLRVLLPELRSGRWVAEVPAHPAGAAGAAGSGLVEGWRGTIAHRIEIGPDGCLTRLAVVDPSFLTWPALPVALRGMIVADFPVINKSFNLSYAGNDL from the coding sequence ATGAGCGCCGTCGATCGGCGGGACGTCACCGCAACCGAACTGGGCGGACAGGTGCAGGGGTTGCTCGACGACGGCCTGCGCCTGGCCCTGGTTGCTGCGCACGAGGATTCCGACGCGTTCCGAGTGGTCTACCTCCTTACCGGCTCGGGCAACCGGCGTGTCGAGCTTGCCCTCCGCACGAGCCTCGACGCGCCAACCGTGCCGAGCCTCGCACGCCTATCGTTCCCCGCGGGGCGTTTCGAGCGCGTGATGCGCGACCTGTACGGCATCGTGCCGATCGACCATCCGTTGCCACGCCGGATGGTGCGGCACAAGCACTGGCCGACAGGCTGGTACCCCATGCGCTCCGACGCGGGCTCTCCCCCGCCTTTCGGGCCGACGGAGGGCGCCTACCCCTTCCTGAGGGTCGAGGGGCCCGGGGTGTACGAGATTCCCGTCGGTCCCGTCCACGCGGGCATGATCGGTCCCGGCCACTTCCGGTTTTCCGTTGTCGGCGAGTCCATCCTCAAGCTCAAGGCTCGGCTCTGGTTTACCCACAAGGGACTGACCAAGCTCGCCGAGGGGCGCACTCCGGCAGAGGCGCTTCCGCTAGCCGAACGCATCAGCGGGGACACCACGGTGGGCCACACCACGGCGTTCTGTAGCGCCGTTGAGGATGCTCTGGGTGTTGACGTACCCGAGCCCGCCCGCGCCGCGCGCGCGGCCCTGCTCGAGCTCGAACGGCTATATAACCACGTGGCGGACCTCGGCGCGCTCTGCATGGACGTTGGCTACGGAATCCTCAACGTGCACGCGCAGCGGGTGCGTGAGGACGTGTTGCGGCTTGGCGCCGAGGTGACCGGCCACCGGCTGATGCGCGGCGGCGTCGTACTGGGTGGCGCGGCGCTGGCTGCGGTGCCGACCGCCGCACAACTCACGCGAATCGCCGACGATGTCACGGAGATCGTCGACCATGCCCTGCGCCAGTCGGTCGTGGTGGATCGCTTCACCGGGACCGGGTTGCTCACCGCCGCGAACGCCCGCGAAATCGGCGTCCTCGGGTACGTCGGCCGGGCCAGCGGTCTCGACGTCGACGCGCGGCGCGACCACCCTTCACACCCGGCGACCGTGAGCGTGCCGCCGGCACTGCGGACCGAAGGGGATGTGTTGGCACGTTTCTCCGTGCGGGCCGACGAGGTGCGGGCGAGTGTCGACTTGCTGAGGGTCCTGCTCCCGGAACTGCGTTCCGGGCGGTGGGTGGCGGAGGTGCCTGCCCACCCTGCGGGAGCCGCCGGAGCGGCCGGGTCGGGGCTGGTCGAGGGGTGGCGAGGAACCATCGCGCACCGCATAGAAATTGGCCCTGACGGGTGTCTGACGCGGCTCGCAGTGGTGGACCCGTCATTCCTCACGTGGCCGGCGTTGCCGGTCGCGCTGCGCGGCATGATCGTCGCGGACTTCCCCGTCATCAACAAGAGCTTCAACCTCTCGTACGCGGGGAACGACCTCTAG
- a CDS encoding gluconate 2-dehydrogenase subunit 3 family protein → MSTLPLEPAYGGGRYPGFDVTGQAKHWDVTTRAAVERRLARPPAVRFFSEPEEATATALFDQLLYQRAEPRVQVVHMVDARLAEDQTDGWHYSTMPPDGRAWRQSLAGLDADATEAHEKAFAECDWDEQSELVQAVQDGGSNDWHGMAAAQVWSLWTRYACTAFYSHPWAWNEIGFDGPAYPRGYKNLGVDKLESFEARDAHPADDPLAGGDR, encoded by the coding sequence GTGAGCACGCTTCCACTCGAGCCAGCCTACGGCGGCGGGCGCTACCCAGGCTTCGATGTGACCGGTCAGGCGAAGCATTGGGATGTCACCACTCGCGCGGCCGTCGAGCGACGCCTGGCGCGACCGCCGGCGGTGCGATTCTTCTCCGAACCCGAGGAGGCAACGGCGACTGCACTCTTTGATCAGTTGTTGTATCAGCGCGCCGAGCCGCGCGTTCAGGTGGTGCACATGGTCGACGCGCGCCTCGCCGAGGACCAGACGGACGGCTGGCACTACAGCACGATGCCCCCAGACGGGCGGGCGTGGCGACAATCGCTTGCGGGCCTGGATGCCGACGCAACGGAAGCTCACGAGAAGGCATTCGCGGAGTGCGACTGGGATGAGCAGTCGGAGCTCGTTCAGGCGGTCCAGGATGGCGGATCGAACGACTGGCACGGCATGGCCGCCGCCCAGGTGTGGAGCCTGTGGACCCGATACGCATGTACGGCGTTCTACTCCCATCCGTGGGCGTGGAACGAGATCGGCTTCGATGGGCCGGCCTATCCAAGGGGATACAAGAATCTCGGCGTCGACAAGCTGGAATCCTTCGAGGCGCGCGACGCTCATCCGGCGGACGATCCCCTCGCGGGTGGCGACAGATGA
- a CDS encoding GMC family oxidoreductase: protein MSQVRERNQSAWLMASDGSRIQPGLREGMRRFDDDEVDLVIVGCGAGGSTLLQRMARAGAKVVALDAGPFWEPETDWVSDEAGSHGLYWTEPREIGGDDPVPLGSNNSGRGVGGSMIHYAGYTPRFHPSDFSTRADDGVGADWPIEYADLKHYYEQIEGELPVSGENWPWGDPHSYPYGPHPVSGNGEVFQRGALACGITAKVGPVAITSGRFGNRPHCIYRGFCLQGCKVNAKASPLITHIPDALAHGAEVRPDSMVTRIEVDQRTGLATGVHYVRGGVARFQRAAMVAVAGYSIETPRLLLNSTSARFPNGLCNDFDQVGRYLMVQGAPQTAGRFDGEVRMWKGPPPEVSSEDFYETDPTKPYKRGFSIQTVSPLPIAWAEHVMAQGHWGADLRNYMSDYVHWACLGALCEFLPQPENRVTLAAEKDRHGTPIARFDYTQCDNDKALMGAATGVMEDILKSAGADEVITINRYAHLVGGARMALTETEGVVDADCRSFAVPNLLITDGSVLPTQGSANPALTIMAVAARAADRLTAHSHIDKDT, encoded by the coding sequence ATGAGCCAGGTAAGAGAACGCAATCAATCCGCGTGGTTGATGGCGAGCGATGGATCGCGCATCCAGCCAGGGTTGCGCGAAGGCATGCGCCGCTTCGACGACGACGAGGTCGATCTCGTCATTGTGGGGTGCGGCGCGGGTGGTTCGACGTTGCTGCAACGCATGGCCAGGGCCGGAGCGAAGGTTGTCGCGCTCGACGCGGGCCCGTTCTGGGAGCCGGAGACCGATTGGGTCAGCGACGAGGCCGGCTCGCACGGGCTCTATTGGACGGAGCCGCGCGAGATCGGCGGCGACGATCCGGTGCCCCTCGGGTCCAACAATTCCGGCCGCGGCGTCGGCGGATCGATGATCCACTATGCCGGCTACACGCCCCGCTTCCACCCGAGTGACTTCAGCACCAGGGCCGATGATGGCGTTGGGGCGGATTGGCCGATCGAATACGCCGACCTGAAGCACTATTACGAGCAGATCGAGGGCGAGTTGCCGGTTTCTGGTGAGAACTGGCCATGGGGTGACCCCCACTCGTATCCGTACGGCCCGCACCCCGTCTCGGGCAACGGCGAGGTGTTCCAACGAGGGGCCCTTGCCTGTGGCATTACGGCCAAGGTGGGCCCGGTTGCCATCACCAGCGGACGTTTTGGCAACAGGCCACATTGCATTTATCGAGGCTTTTGCCTGCAGGGTTGCAAGGTCAACGCGAAGGCATCCCCGCTCATCACGCACATTCCGGATGCGCTGGCGCACGGCGCCGAGGTGCGACCTGACTCGATGGTGACCCGCATCGAGGTCGACCAGCGCACCGGGCTCGCGACCGGCGTCCACTATGTTCGCGGCGGAGTCGCCCGATTCCAACGAGCCGCGATGGTGGCGGTGGCGGGATATTCGATCGAGACACCGCGTCTGCTTCTGAACTCGACGTCCGCACGATTTCCGAACGGCCTCTGCAACGACTTCGACCAGGTCGGGCGGTATCTGATGGTGCAGGGCGCTCCGCAGACGGCCGGCCGGTTCGACGGCGAGGTGCGGATGTGGAAGGGTCCCCCACCCGAGGTCAGTTCCGAGGACTTTTACGAGACCGACCCAACCAAGCCGTATAAGCGTGGCTTCTCCATTCAGACCGTATCGCCCCTTCCGATTGCGTGGGCCGAGCACGTGATGGCTCAGGGTCACTGGGGCGCGGACCTCCGCAATTACATGAGCGACTACGTGCACTGGGCATGCCTCGGCGCGCTCTGCGAGTTTCTTCCGCAGCCTGAGAATCGGGTCACGCTCGCGGCCGAGAAGGACCGTCACGGAACGCCGATTGCGCGATTCGACTACACACAATGCGACAACGACAAGGCGCTGATGGGCGCGGCAACCGGGGTGATGGAAGACATCCTGAAGAGCGCGGGGGCGGACGAAGTGATCACGATCAATCGCTACGCGCACTTGGTCGGCGGCGCCCGGATGGCGCTTACCGAAACGGAGGGGGTGGTGGACGCTGATTGCCGTAGTTTCGCGGTGCCGAATCTCCTCATCACCGACGGCAGCGTGCTGCCGACCCAGGGCAGCGCCAACCCCGCTCTCACCATCATGGCTGTTGCCGCTCGTGCAGCAGACCGATTGACCGCACATTCACACATCGACAAAGACACCTAG
- a CDS encoding thiamine pyrophosphate-requiring protein, whose product MATVSDFVIQRIQEWGVSRVFAFPGDGIGEFDGALGKADRAGEGLKYVRPTHEEICSLMATAHAKFTGEVGVCIATSSPGAFHMLNGLYDAKMDNQPVVAIVGQQGLNALGTFTQQENNLERTFEDVAVYVQTIVSPQQAQAVIDTAFRTARVRLGPAVVVIPHDVQGMEMPELAPANWVSRSSAVAPSISIVPPQSEIVKAAAIINAGSKVTFIVGHGANGATDEVLKAAELAGAGLITALRGKQVVPSEVPYHSQQLGLLGSLPSLHQMSGCDTLVLLGTNYPYSQFLPESGQARAIQVDLKPEQMGLRYPTELNLWGDVKATLAALIPHLEQKTDLSWQTTVSDEMIEWENEMEAQAMLSFKDGVNPRRVYHELNKRLPEKAIVTADAGTTADWYGHHIRLRRGMMGDLSGRLATMLAAMPYAVAAKFAYSDRPVICTIGDGAFQMLGMNELITIKKYMKEWDNPQLIIMVLHNDDLGQVSWEMRTEDGNPLWPGSQDVESVDYAGWAELVGFKGIRVRSDDEVEAAWDAAFAHQGVTLIDAYTSTNVPPLPPHITREFAKNTVEALLKGDPHGVDVIRDSAKALVTEGIERVKGTLHIGQDRTETDG is encoded by the coding sequence ATGGCAACAGTCAGCGACTTTGTCATCCAACGGATACAAGAGTGGGGCGTCAGTCGGGTGTTCGCCTTCCCTGGCGACGGCATCGGGGAGTTTGACGGAGCCCTCGGAAAGGCCGACCGCGCGGGCGAGGGCCTGAAATACGTGCGGCCGACGCATGAGGAGATCTGTTCGCTCATGGCGACCGCGCATGCCAAGTTCACCGGAGAGGTCGGGGTGTGCATCGCCACGTCCAGCCCGGGTGCATTCCACATGTTGAACGGTCTGTACGACGCCAAGATGGACAATCAACCGGTCGTGGCGATCGTAGGCCAGCAGGGTCTCAACGCCTTGGGCACGTTTACCCAACAGGAGAACAATCTCGAACGGACGTTCGAGGATGTGGCGGTTTACGTCCAGACGATCGTGTCTCCGCAGCAAGCGCAGGCCGTGATCGACACCGCGTTCCGCACCGCGCGGGTACGGCTGGGCCCTGCTGTCGTCGTCATTCCGCACGATGTGCAAGGGATGGAAATGCCGGAGTTGGCCCCAGCGAACTGGGTGTCCCGTTCGAGTGCGGTCGCACCGTCCATCTCGATCGTCCCGCCGCAAAGCGAGATCGTGAAGGCGGCGGCCATCATCAATGCGGGCAGCAAGGTCACGTTCATCGTCGGGCATGGCGCGAATGGTGCCACCGACGAGGTTCTCAAAGCTGCCGAGCTGGCCGGGGCGGGCCTGATCACCGCATTGCGCGGGAAGCAAGTGGTTCCCTCCGAGGTGCCCTACCACTCCCAGCAGCTGGGACTCCTTGGCTCGTTGCCTAGCCTCCATCAGATGAGCGGATGCGACACGCTCGTGCTCCTGGGGACCAACTATCCGTATAGCCAGTTCCTTCCGGAAAGCGGGCAGGCGCGGGCGATTCAGGTGGATCTGAAGCCGGAGCAGATGGGCTTGCGCTACCCCACGGAACTCAACCTATGGGGCGATGTAAAGGCCACGCTCGCCGCCCTCATCCCGCATCTTGAGCAGAAGACCGACCTGTCGTGGCAGACCACCGTCTCAGACGAGATGATCGAGTGGGAAAACGAGATGGAAGCGCAGGCGATGCTGAGTTTCAAAGACGGCGTTAACCCGCGCCGCGTCTATCACGAACTCAACAAGCGGCTTCCGGAGAAGGCGATTGTCACGGCCGACGCTGGGACAACGGCGGACTGGTACGGACACCACATCCGTCTTCGCCGCGGCATGATGGGTGACCTTTCAGGGCGACTGGCCACCATGCTCGCCGCCATGCCCTATGCGGTGGCGGCGAAGTTTGCCTACTCCGATCGGCCCGTGATCTGCACCATCGGGGATGGCGCCTTCCAGATGCTCGGCATGAATGAACTCATCACCATCAAGAAGTACATGAAGGAGTGGGACAACCCGCAACTGATCATCATGGTGCTTCACAACGACGACCTCGGCCAGGTGTCCTGGGAAATGCGCACCGAAGACGGTAACCCGTTGTGGCCGGGGTCGCAGGACGTCGAATCGGTCGACTACGCGGGCTGGGCCGAACTCGTCGGCTTCAAGGGGATTCGAGTCAGGAGCGACGACGAGGTCGAAGCCGCGTGGGACGCGGCGTTCGCCCACCAGGGCGTCACCCTGATCGACGCCTACACGAGCACGAACGTGCCGCCGCTACCGCCACACATCACTCGCGAGTTCGCGAAGAACACCGTCGAAGCGTTGCTCAAGGGCGATCCTCACGGGGTGGACGTCATCCGCGATTCGGCCAAGGCGCTCGTTACCGAAGGCATCGAAAGGGTCAAAGGGACGTTGCACATCGGCCAGGATCGCACCGAGACGGATGGGTGA
- a CDS encoding enolase C-terminal domain-like protein: MSDALIDDVEVRVYTVPTDEPEADGTLAWDSTTMVLVRVRSGTTMGTGWTYGPAECGSTVRSTLAPLVIGRSAMDVGARFDSMVKAVRNSGRQGAIGYAISAVDIALWDLKARLLELPLHRLLGAVRDTVPVYGSGGFTTYSDERLADQLGGWVHEQHIPRVKIKIGESWGSNPARDLTRLRQAREIIGKTVELYADANGAYTRKQAIRVAREAAEVDLVWFEEPVSSDDLDGLREVRDAVDADVAAGEYGFDLTYFRRMCEAKAVDCLQVDASRCGGITEWMRAAAVAASYGLEVSSHCAPHLHVHVAAATPNLRHLEWFHDHVRIESLFFDGTLDPLGGVLRPTDAPGNGLTLRLSDAEPFRVQ; this comes from the coding sequence ATGAGCGATGCGCTGATCGATGACGTGGAGGTTCGCGTCTACACCGTTCCGACCGACGAGCCCGAAGCAGATGGCACGCTCGCATGGGATTCGACGACCATGGTGCTCGTGCGTGTGCGCTCTGGCACGACCATGGGGACCGGGTGGACCTACGGCCCAGCGGAGTGCGGCTCCACAGTGAGATCGACGTTGGCGCCGCTCGTGATCGGTCGCAGCGCGATGGATGTCGGCGCCCGCTTCGACTCCATGGTGAAGGCGGTACGCAACAGCGGTCGGCAAGGTGCAATCGGCTACGCCATCTCGGCGGTAGACATTGCACTGTGGGACCTGAAAGCACGACTGCTGGAACTGCCCCTGCACCGTTTGCTGGGCGCGGTCCGCGACACGGTACCGGTGTACGGCAGCGGTGGGTTTACGACCTACTCCGACGAGCGGCTCGCGGACCAATTGGGCGGCTGGGTTCACGAGCAACACATTCCGCGAGTCAAGATCAAGATCGGCGAATCCTGGGGATCGAATCCGGCGCGGGATCTCACGCGGTTGCGCCAGGCGCGGGAGATCATCGGCAAGACGGTCGAGTTGTATGCCGACGCGAACGGCGCCTACACGCGGAAGCAGGCCATCCGGGTGGCACGCGAGGCGGCCGAGGTCGATCTGGTCTGGTTCGAGGAACCCGTCTCCTCGGACGACCTCGACGGGCTACGCGAGGTCCGTGACGCGGTCGACGCCGACGTCGCCGCTGGGGAGTATGGCTTCGACCTCACCTATTTTCGCCGAATGTGCGAAGCGAAGGCGGTCGACTGCCTGCAAGTGGACGCAAGCCGCTGCGGGGGCATCACCGAATGGATGCGAGCTGCGGCGGTTGCGGCTTCCTACGGCCTCGAGGTGTCCAGCCACTGCGCCCCGCACCTGCACGTTCACGTCGCGGCGGCCACACCGAATCTGCGGCACCTGGAGTGGTTCCACGATCACGTCCGGATAGAGTCTCTCTTTTTCGATGGCACTCTTGATCCGCTTGGTGGGGTGCTTCGTCCCACCGATGCTCCGGGCAACGGTTTGACGCTCAGGCTCAGTGACGCCGAGCCGTTCCGTGTGCAATGA
- a CDS encoding damage-control phosphatase ARMT1 family protein, translated as MQTYLDCYPCVLRQALTAARMVTDDKSAHLGVMTETLALLQKLPPGSTPPEITFAVHGIVRERLGDSDPYRVAKAESTRAALALYPRLKARVARSEDPLGTAVRLSIAGNIIDFGVSDDIPDLRATVERVIAAPLAINHLASLRAALAAADHVLYLADNAGETVFDRVLIEQLAPRVIYAVKGGPVLNDATLEDALAAGLDTCATIVDNGSAAPGTILDLCSTDFREVFDEAPLIIAKGQANYETLSEAGPRVFCLLQVKCPVIGAHVSAPVGGAVVRQSSSSPGH; from the coding sequence GTGCAGACCTACCTCGATTGCTACCCATGCGTACTTCGGCAGGCGCTGACCGCCGCCCGCATGGTCACCGACGACAAATCGGCCCATCTCGGGGTGATGACGGAGACGCTCGCGCTACTGCAGAAACTGCCGCCAGGCTCCACCCCTCCCGAGATCACCTTCGCGGTACACGGAATCGTGCGAGAGCGACTGGGCGATAGCGACCCTTACCGTGTCGCCAAGGCCGAGAGCACCCGCGCCGCACTCGCCCTATACCCGCGGCTCAAGGCCCGGGTCGCTCGGAGCGAGGATCCGCTCGGCACCGCGGTGCGGCTCAGCATCGCAGGGAACATCATCGACTTCGGTGTCAGCGATGACATTCCGGATCTGCGGGCAACCGTCGAGCGCGTCATTGCGGCCCCGCTCGCGATCAACCATCTGGCGAGCCTGCGTGCCGCTCTCGCGGCCGCCGACCACGTGCTTTACCTGGCCGACAACGCGGGCGAGACCGTCTTCGACAGGGTTCTCATCGAACAACTGGCACCGCGAGTGATCTACGCCGTCAAGGGCGGACCCGTATTGAACGATGCCACCTTGGAGGACGCGCTCGCCGCGGGACTTGACACCTGCGCCACCATCGTCGATAACGGATCCGCTGCACCTGGCACCATTCTCGATCTCTGCTCCACAGATTTTCGAGAGGTCTTCGACGAGGCCCCGCTGATCATCGCCAAGGGTCAGGCCAACTACGAAACACTGAGCGAGGCCGGGCCGCGGGTGTTCTGTCTACTGCAGGTCAAGTGCCCCGTGATCGGCGCCCACGTGTCTGCGCCCGTCGGCGGCGCTGTGGTGAGGCAGAGTTCGAGCTCGCCCGGCCACTGA
- the arr gene encoding NAD(+)--rifampin ADP-ribosyltransferase, producing the protein MPQEPKPFELHESGAYLHGTKADLDVGDRLVPGYASNFEDGRISNHIYMTKTLDAATWGAELALGEGNGRIYMVEPTGEIEDDPNVTDKRFPGNPTLSFRTKEPVRVIGELVDWMGHTPEQVKAMKDALAALRTRGEAVIYD; encoded by the coding sequence ATGCCACAAGAACCGAAGCCATTCGAACTGCACGAGTCGGGCGCCTATCTGCACGGGACGAAGGCCGATCTTGACGTTGGGGATCGTCTGGTGCCCGGCTACGCATCGAACTTCGAGGACGGCCGCATCTCAAATCACATCTACATGACGAAGACGCTCGACGCAGCGACTTGGGGAGCCGAACTTGCCCTGGGTGAGGGGAACGGTCGCATCTACATGGTGGAGCCCACGGGCGAGATCGAGGATGATCCAAACGTCACGGACAAGAGGTTTCCCGGCAACCCAACCCTGTCGTTTCGCACCAAGGAACCTGTGCGCGTTATCGGCGAACTCGTTGACTGGATGGGGCACACGCCCGAACAGGTGAAGGCGATGAAAGACGCCCTCGCGGCACTCAGAACACGCGGCGAGGCCGTGATCTACGACTGA